One window from the genome of Camelus bactrianus isolate YW-2024 breed Bactrian camel chromosome 4, ASM4877302v1, whole genome shotgun sequence encodes:
- the TLN1 gene encoding talin-1 isoform X2 yields the protein MVALSLKISIGNVVKTMQFEPSTMVYDACRIIRERIPEALAGPPSDFGLFLSDDDPKKGIWLEAGKALDYYMLRNGDTMEYRKKQRPLKIRMLDGTVKTVMVDDSKTVTDMLMTICARIGITNHDEYSLVRELMEEKKEEVTGTLRKDKTLLRDEKKMEKLKQKLHTDDELNWLDHGRTLREQGVEEHETLLLRRKFFYSDQNVDSRDPVQLNLLYVQARDDILNGSHPVSFDKACEFAGFQCQIQFGPHNEQKHKAGFLDLKDFLPKEYVKQKGERKIFQAHKNCGQMSEIEAKVRYVKLARSLKTYGVSFFLVKEKMKGKNKLVPRLLGITKECVMRVDEKTKEVIQEWNLTNIKRWAASPKSFTLDFGDYQDGYYSVQTTEGEQIAQLIAGYIDIILKKKKSKDHFGLEGDEESTMLEDSVSPKKSTVLQQQYNRVGKVEHGSVALPAIMRSGASGPENFQVGSMPPAQQQITSGQMHRGHMPPLTSAQQALTGTINSSMQAVQAAQATLDDFDTLPPLGQDAASKAWRKNKMDESKHEIHSQVDAITAGTASVVNLTAGDPAETDYTAVGCAVTTISSNLTEMSRGVKLLAALLEDEGGSGRPLLQAAKGLAGAVSELLRSAQPASAEPRQNLLQAAGNVGQASGELLQQIGESDTDPHFQDVLMQLAKAVASAAAALVLKAKSVAQRTEDSGLQTQVIAAATQCALSTSQLVACTKVVAPTISSPVCQEQLVEAGRLVAKAVEGCVSASQAATEDGQLLRGVGAAATAVTQALNELLQHVRAHATGAGPAGRYDQATDTILTVTENIFSSMGDAGEMVRQARILAQATSDLVNAIKADAEGESDLENSRKLLSAAKILADATAKMVEAAKGAAAHPDSEEQQQRLREAAEGLRMATNAAAQNAIKKKLVQRLEHAAKQAAASATQTIAAAQHAASTPKASAGPQPLLVQSCKAVAEQIPLLVQGVRGSQAQPDSPSAQLALIAASQSFLQPGGKMVAAAKASVPTIQDQASAMQLSQCAKNLGTALAELRTAAQKAQEACGPLEMDSALSVVQNLERDLQEVKAAARDGKLKPLPGETMEKCAQDLGNSTKAVSSAIAQLLGEVAQGNENYAGIAARDVAGGLRSLAQAARGVAALTSDPAVQAIVLDTASDVLDKASSLIEEAKKAAGHPGDPESQQRLAQVAKAVTQALNRCVSCLPGQRDVDNALRAVGDASKRLLSDSLPPSTGTFQEAQSRLNEAAAGLNQAATELVQASRGTPQDLARASGRFGQDFSTFLEAGVEMAGQAPSQEDRAQVVSNLKGISMSSSKLLLAAKALSTDPASPNLKSQLAAAARAVTDSINQLITMCTQQAPGQKECDNALRELETVRELLENPVQPINDMSYFGCLDSVMENSKVLGEAMTGISQNAKNGNLPEFGEAIATASKALCGFTEAAAQAAYLVGVSDPNSQAGQQGLVEPTQFARANQAIQMACQSLGEPGCTQAQVLSAATIVAKHTSALCNSCRLASARTANPTAKRQFVQSAKEVANSTANLVKTIKALDGAFTEENRAQCRAATAPLLEAVDNLSAFASNPEFSSVPAQISPEGRAAMEPIVISAKTMLESAGGLIQTARALAVNPRDPPRWSVLAGHSRTVSDSIKKLITSMRDKAPGQLECETAIAALNSCLRDLDQASLAAVSQQLAPREGISQEALHTQMLTAVQEISHLIEPLASAARAEASQLGHKVSQMAQYFEPLTLAAVGAASKTLSHPQQMALLDQTKTLAESALQLLYTAKEAGGNPKQAAHTQEALEEAVQMMTEAVEDLTTTLNEAASAAGVVGGMVDSITQAINQLDEGPMGEPEGSFVDYQTTMVRTAKAIAVTVQEMVTKSNTSPEELGPLANQLTSDYGRLASQAKPAAVAAENEEIGAHIKHRVQELGHGCAALVTKAGALQCSPSDAYTKKELIECARRVSEKVSHVLAALQAGNRGTQACITAASAVSGIIADLDTTIMFATAGTLNREGAETFADHREGILKTAKVLVEDTKVLVQNAAGSQEKLAQAAQSSVATITRLADVVKLGAASLGAEDPETQVVLINAVKDVAKALGDLISATKAAAGKVGDDPAVWQLKNSAKVMVTNVTSLLKTVKAVEDEATKGTRALEATTEHIRQELAVFCSPEPPAKTSTPEDFIRMTKGITMATAKAVAAGNSCRQEDVIATANLSRRAIADMLRACKEAAYHPEVAPDVRLRALHYGRECANGYLELLDHVLLTLQKPSPELKQQLTGHSKRVAGSVTELIQAAEAMKGTEWVDPEDPTVIAENELLGAAAAIEAAAKKLEQLKPRAKPKEADESLNFEEQILEAAKSIAAATSALVKAASAAQRELVAQGKVGAIPANALDDGQWSQGLISAARMVAAATNNLCEAANAAVQGHASQEKLISSAKQVAASTAQLLVACKVKADQDSEAMKRLQAAGNAVKRASDNLVKAAQKAAAFEDQENETVVVKEKMVGGIAQIIAAQEEMLRKERELEEARKKLAQIRQQQYKFLPSELRDEH from the exons ATGGTTGCACTTTCGCTGAAGATCAGCATTGGGAATGTGGTGAAGACGATGCAGTTCGAGCCGTCCACCATGGTGTACGACGCCTGTCGCATCATCCGTGAGCGGATCCCAGAGGCCCTGGCTGGCCCCC CCAGCGACTTTGGGCTATTTCTGTCAGATGATGACCCCAAAAAGGGTATATGGCTGGAGGCCGGGAAAGCTTTGGATTACTACATGCTCCGAAATGGG GACACCATGGAgtacaggaagaaacagaggcccTTGAAGATCCGTATGCTGGACGGCACTGTGAAGACTGTCATGGTAGATGACTCTAAGACTGTCACCGACATGCTCATGACCATCTGTGCCCGCATTG GCATCACCAACCATGATGAATACTCTCTGGTTCGAGAGCTCatggaggagaaaaaggaggaggtgaCAGGGACCTTACGAAAGGACAAGACACTGCTGCGAGATGAAaagaagatggagaaactgaagcagaaATTGCACACAGATGATGAGT TGAACTGGCTGGACCATGGCCGGACACTGAGGGAACAGGGAGTGGAGGAGCACGAGACGCTTCTGCTCCGGAGGAAGTTCTTCTACTCAGACCAGAATGTGGACTCCCGGGACCCTGTCCAGCTTAACCTTCTTTATGTGCAG GCACGAGACGACATCCTGAATGGCTCCCACCCTGTCTCCTTCGACAAGGCCTGTGAATTTGCTGGCTTCCAATGCCAGATCCAGTTTGGGCCCCACAATGAGCAGAAGCACAAAGCCGGCTTCCTTGA CCTGAAGGACTTCCTGCCCAAGGAGTATGTGAAGCAGAAGGGAGAGCGTAAGATCTTCCAG GCACACAAGAACTGTGGACAGATGAGTGAGATCGAGGCCAAGGTACGCTACGTGAAGCTAGCCCGTTCCCTCAAGACGTACGGCGTCTCCTTCTTCCTGGTTAAG gaaaagatgaaaggaaaaaacaagctGGTGCCCAGGCTTCTGGGCATCACTAAGGAGTGTGTGATGCGAGTGGATGAGAAGACCAAAGAGGTGATCCAGGAATGGAACCTCACAAACATCAAACGCTGGGCTGCCTCTCCCAAGAGCTTCACCCTG GATTTTGGGGACTACCAGGATGGCTACTACTCAGTACAGACGACCGAGGGGGAGCAGATTGCACAGCTCATTGCTGGCTACATCGATATCATCCTTAAGAAG AAAAAAAGCAAGGATCACTTTGGACTGGAGGGAGATGAGGAGTCTACTATGCTGGAGGACTCGGTCTCCCCCAAAAA GTCAACGGTCCTTCAGCAGCAGTATAACCGGGTGGGGAAGGTGGAGCACGGCTCCGTGGCCCTGCCTGCCATCATGCGCTCTGGAGCCTCTGGTCCTGAGAATTTCCAGGTGGGCAGCATGCCACCTGCCCAGCAGCAGATTACCAGTGGCCAGATGCACCGAGGACACATGCCTCCTCTG ACGTCAGCCCAGCAGGCGCTCACTGGAACTATCAACTCCAGCATGCAGGCTGTGCAGGCTGCCCAGGCCACTCTGGATGACTTTGACACTCTGCCCCCTCTGGGCCAGGATGCT gcCTCGAAGGCCTGGCGTAAGAACAAGATGGATGAATCAAAGCATGAAATCCACTCCCAGGTAGACGCCATCACAGCTGGTACTGCCTCCGTGGTGAACCTGACAGCAG gggaCCCTGCAGAGACAGACTATACTGCAGTTGGCTGTGCAGTCACCACAATCTCCTCCAACCTGACGGAGATGTCCCGCGGCGTGAAGCTTCTGGCTGCCCTGCTGGAGGACGAGGGCGGCAGTGGCCGGCCCCTGCTGCAGGCAGCCAAGGGCCTGGCGGGGGCGGTGTCAGAACTGCTGCGCAGTGCCCAGCCGGCCAGCGCTGAG CCCCGTCAGAACCTGCTGCAAGCAGCTGGGAACGTGGGCCAGGCCAGTGGGGAGCTGTTGCAGCAAATTGGGGAAAGCGATACTGACCCCCACTTCCAG GACGTGCTCATGCAACTAGCCAAGGCCGTGGCAAGTGCTGCAGCTGCCCTGGTCCTCAAGGCCAAGAGTGTGGCCCAGCGGACCGAGGACTCGGGGCTTCAGACCCAGGTTATTGCTGCAGCAACACAGTGTGCCCTGTCCACCTCCCAGCTGGTGGCCTGTACCAAG GTGGTGGCACCTACAATCAGCTCCCCCGTTTGCCAAGAGCAACTGGTGGAAGCCGGACGACTTGTGGCCAAAGCCGTGGAAGGCTGTGTGTCCGCCTCCCAGGCAGCCACAGAAGATGGGCAGCTGTTGCGGGGGGTAGGAGCAGCAGCCACAGCCGTCACGCAGGCCCTGAATGAGCTGCTGCAGCATGTGAGGGCCCACGCCACAGGGGCTGGGCCTGCTGGCCGTTATGACCAGGCCACTGACACCATCCTCACTGTCACCGAGAACATCTTTAGCTCCATGGGTGATGCTG GTGAGATGGTGCGACAGGCCCGCATCCTAGCCCAAGCCACCTCTGACCTGGTCAATGCCATCAAGGCTGATGCTGAGGGGGAGAGTGACCTGGAGAATTCCCGCAAGCTATTAAGCGCCGCCAAGATCCTGGCCGATGCcacagccaagatggtggaggctGCCAAG GGAGCAGCCGCCCACCCTGACAGTGAGGAGCAGCAGCAGAGGCTGCGGGAGGCAGCTGAGGGTCTCCGCATGGCGACCAATGCAGCTGCACAGAATGCCATCAAGAAAAAGCTCGTGCAGCGCCTGGAG CACGCAGCCAAGCAGGCTGCAGCCTCAGCTACACAGACCATCGCTGCGGCCCAACATGCAGCCTCCACCCCCAAGGCCTCTGCTGGTCCCCAGCCCCTGCTGGTGCAGAGCTGCAAG GCTGTGGCAGAGCAGATTCCACTGCTGGTGCAGGGCGTCCGAGGGAGCCAAGCCCAGCCTGACAGTCCCAGTGCTCAGCTAGCCCTCATTGCTGCCAGCCAGAGCTTCCTGCAG CCAGGTGGGAAGATGGTGGCAGCTGCGAAGGCCTCCGTGCCAACAATTCAGGACCAGGCTTCGGCCATGCAGCTGAGTCAGTGTGCTAAAAACCTTGGCACCGCATTGGCTGAACTCCGTACCGCTGCCCAGAAG GCTCAGGAAGCATGTGGGCCTTTGGAGATGGATTCTGCTCTGAGTGTGGTCCAGAATCTAGAGAGAGACCTGCAGGAAGTGAAGGCAGCAGCTCGAGATGGCAAGCTGAAACCCCTACCTGGGGAGACA ATGGAGAAATGTGCCCAGGACCTGGGCAACAGCACCAAAGCAGTGAGCTCCGCAATCGCCCAGCTCCTGGGAGAGGTTGCCCAGGGCAATGAGAATTATGCAG GTATTGCAGCTCGAGATGTGGCAGGTGGGCTGCGGTCCTTGGCCCAAGCTGCCAGGGGTGTAGCTGCCCTGACATCAGACCCTGCGGTGCAAGCCATCGTGCTCGACACAGCGAGTGATGTACTGGACAAGGCCAGCAGCCTCATCGAGGAGGCGAAAAAGGCAGCTGGCCATCCGGGGGACCCTGAGAGCCAGCAGAGGCTTGCCCAG GTGGCCAAAGCAGTGACCCAGGCCCTGAACCGTTGTGTCAGCTGCCTGCCTGGCCAGCGCGATGTGGACAATGCCCTGAGAGCAGTGGGAGATGCCAGCAAGCGACTCCTAAGTGACTCG CTTCCCCCCAGCACTGGGACTTTTCAAGAAGCTCAGAGCCGGCTGAATGAAGCCGCTGCTGGGCTGAATCAGGCAGCCACAGAACTGGTACAGGCCTCTCGGGGAACCCCTCAGGACCTGGCTCGAGCCTCGGGTCGATTCGGACAGGACTTCAGCACCTTCCTGGAAGCCGGCGTGGAGATGGCAGGACAGGCTCCG AGCCAGGAGGACCGTGCCCAGGTCGTGTCCAACTTGAAGGGCATCTCCATGTCTTCAAGCAAACTTCTTCTGGCCGCTAAGGCCCTGTCCACAGACCCTGCTTCCCCCAACCTCAAGAGTCAGCTGGCTGCAGCTGCCCG GGCAGTGACCGACAGCATCAACCAGCTCATCACCATGTGCACCCAGCAGGCGCCAGGCCAGAAAGAGTGTGACAATGCCCTGCGGGAATTGGAG ACAGTCCGGGAACTCCTAGAGAACCCAGTCCAGCCCATCAATGACATGTCCTACTTTGGCTGCCTGGACAGTGTCATGGAAAACTCAAAG GTGCTGGGTGAGGCCATGACTGGCATCTCCCAAAATGCCAAGAACGGAAATCTGCCAGAGTTTGGGGAGGCCATCGCCACAGCCTCCAAGGCGCTCTGTGGCTTCACCGAGGCAGCTGCACAG GCTGCATATCTGGTTGGCGTCTCTGACCCCAACAGCCAAGCTGGACAGCAAGGGCTGGTAGAGCCCACACAGTTTGCCCGAGCAAACCAGGCAATTCAGATGGCCTGTCAGAGCCTGGGGGAGCCTGGCTGCACCCAGGCCCAG GTGCTCTCTGCAGCCACCATTGTTGCCAAACACACCTCTGCACTGTGTAACAGCTGCCGCCTGGCTTCTGCCCGTACTGCCAATCCTACTGCCAAGCGCCAGTTTGTACAATCAGCGAAGGAGGTGGCCAACAGCACAGCCAATCTTGTCAAGACCATCAAG GCACTAGACGGGGCCTTCACAGAGGAGAACCGTGCCCAGTGCCGAGCAGCAACCGCCCCTCTGCTGGAGGCTGTGGACAATCTGAGTGCCTTTGCATCCAACCCTGAGTTCTCCAGTGTTCCTGCCCAGATCAGCCCTGAG GGCCGGGCTGCTATGGAACCCATTGTGATCTCTGCGAAGACAATGTTGGAGAGTGCCGGGGGCCTAATCCAGACAGCCCGGGCCCTGGCGGTCAATCCCCGGGACCCCCCGCGCTGGTCAGTGTTGGCTGGCCACTCCCGTACTGTCTCCGACTCTATCAAGAAGCTCATTACAAGCATGAG GGACAAGGCTCCAGGGCAGCTAGAGTGTGAGACAGCCATTGCAGCTCTGAACAGCTGTCTGCGGGACCTGGACCAGGCTTCCCTCGCTGCAGTCAGCCAGCAGCTTGCTCCCCGTGAGGGTATCTCTCAAGAG gccctgcacACCCAGATGCTCACTGCGGTGCAGGAGATCTCCCATCTTATTGAGCCGCTGGCCAGTGCTGCCCGGGCTGAAGCCTCCCAGCTGGGACACAAG GTGTCCCAGATGGCCCAATACTTTGAGCCACTCACCCTGGCTGCCGTGGGTGCTGCCTCCAAGACCCTGAGCCACCCACAGCAGATGGCGCTCCTGGACCAGACTAAAACCTTGGCCGAGTCTGCCCTGCAGTTGCTGTACACAGCCAAGGAGGCTGGCGGTAACCCCAAG CAAGCAGCTCACACCCAGGAAGCCCTGGAGGAGGCCGTGCAGATGATGACAGAGGCCGTGGAAGACCTAACAACCACCCTCAACGAGGCAGCCAGTGCTGCTGGGGTTGTCGGCGGCATGGTGGACTCCATCACGCAGGCCATCAACCAG CTAGATGAAGGACCAATGGGTGAACCAGAAGGTTCCTTTGTGGATTACCAGACAACTATGGTGCGGACAGCCAAGGCCATTGCTGTTACCGTTCAGGAGATG GTAACTAAGTCAAACACCAGCCCTGAGGAGCTGGGCCCTCTCGCAAACCAGCTGACCAGTGACTATGGTCGTCTGGCCTCACAGGCCAAGCCCGCAGCTGTAGCTGCTGAAAATGAAGAG ATAGGTGCCCACATCAAGCACCGGGTACAGGAGCTGGGGCACGGCTGTGCTGCTCTGGTCACCAAGGCAGGCGCCCTGCAGTGCAGCCCCAGTGACGCTTATACCAAGAAGGAGCTGATAGAGTGTGCACGAAGAGTCTCCGAGAAG GTCTCCCACGTGCTGGCTGCACTCCAGGCCGGGAATCGTGGCACCCAGGCCTGCATCACAGCCGCCAGTGCTGTGTCGGGCATCATCGCTGACCTCGACACCACCATCATGTTCGCTACCGCCGGCACGCTCAATCGCGAGGGTGCTGAAACTTTTGCGGACCACCG GGAGGGCATTCTGAAGACTGCAAAGGTGCTGGTGGAGGACACCAAGGTCCTGGTGCAGAATGCAGCTGGGAGCCAGGAGAAGCTGGCACAGGCTGCCCAGTCCTCTGTGGCCACCATCACTCGCCTCGCTGACGTGGTCAAGCTGGGTGCAGCCAGCCTGGGAGCCGAGGACCCTGAGACCCAG GTGGTGCTGATCAATGCAGTGAAAGATGTGGCCAAGGCCCTGGGAGACCTCATCAGTGCAACAAAGGCTGCAGCTGGCAAAGTCGGGGATGACCCTGCTGTGTGGCAGCTCAAGAACTCTGCCAAG GTGATGGTGACCAATGTGACATCATTGCTCAAGACAGTGAAAGCTGTGGAGGATGAGGCCACCAAGGGCACACGGGCCCTGGAGGCAACCACGGAACACATACGGCAGGAACTGGCG GTCTTCTGTTCCCCAGAGCCACCTGCCAAGACCTCTACCCCAGAAGACTTCATCCGCATGACCAAGGGTATCACCATGGCAACAGCCAAGGCCGTTGCTGCCGGGAACTCCTGCCGCCAGGAAGATGTCATTGCCACAGCAAATCTAAGTCGTCGTGCTATTGCAGATATGCTTCGGGCTTGCAAG GAAGCAGCCTACCACCCAGAAGTGGCCCCTGATGTGCGGCTTCGAGCACTGCACTATGGCCGGGAGTGTGCCAATGGCTACCTGGAACTGCTGGACCATGTGCTGCTG ACCCTGCAGAAGCCAAGCCCAGAGTTGAAGCAGCAATTGACAGGTCACTCAAAGCGTGTGGCTGGTTCAGTCACTGAGCTAATCCAGGCTGCTGAGGCCATGAAGG gaACAGAATGGGTGGACCCAGAGGACCCCACAGTCATCGCTGAGAATGAGCTGCTGGGAGCTGCGGCTGCCATTGAGGCTGCTGCCAAAAAGCTGGAGCAGCTGAAGCCCCGGGCCAAACCCAAG GAGGCAGACGAATCCTTGAACTTTGAGGAGCAGATATTGGAAGCTGCCAAATCCATTGCCGCAGCCACCAGTGCCCTGGTGAAGGCTGCATCAGCTGCCCAGAGGGAACTGGTGGCCCAAGGGAAG GTGGGCGCCATTCCAGCCAATGCACTGGATGATGGGCAGTGGTCCCAGGGCCTTATTTCTGCT GCTCGGATGGTGGCTGCAGCCACCAACAATCTGTGTGAGGCAGCCAATGCAGCTGTACAAGGCCATGCCAGCCAGGAGAAGCTCATCTCATCAGCCAAGCAGGTCGCTGCCTCCACAGCCCAGCTCCTCGTGGCCTGCAAAGTCAAGGCTGACCAGGACTCTGAGGCAATGAAACGGCTTCAG GCTGCTGGCAACGCAGTGAAGCGAGCCTCGGATAACCTGGTGAAGGCAGCACAAAAGGCTGCAGCCTTTGAAGAccaggagaatgagacagtggtAGTGAAGGAGAAGATGGTTGGGGGCATTGCCCAG ATCATTGCCGCCCAGGAAGAGATGCTTCGGAAGGAACGAGAGCTGGAAGAGGCACGGAAGAAGTTGGCGCAGATCCGGCAGCAGCAGTACAAGTTTCTGCCTTCAGAGCTTCGAGATGAGCACTAG